From the genome of Cedecea lapagei, one region includes:
- the mgrB gene encoding PhoP/PhoQ regulator MgrB produces the protein MRKYRWVIVFIIVVTCLLLWTQMINVMCDQDVQFFSGVCTINKFIPW, from the coding sequence GTGAGAAAGTACAGATGGGTGATTGTGTTTATCATTGTTGTTACCTGCCTGCTGTTATGGACTCAAATGATAAATGTGATGTGCGACCAGGATGTGCAATTTTTCAGCGGCGTTTGTACCATTAATAAATTTATCCCCTGGTAG
- a CDS encoding PTS mannose/fructose/sorbose transporter subunit IIC, which yields MEITTLQIVLVFVVACIAGMESVLDEFQFHRPLIACTLIGAVLGDMKTGIIIGGTLEMIALGWMNIGAAVAPDAALASIISTILVIAGHQSIGAGIALAIPLAAAGQVLTIIVRTITVGFQHAADRAANNGNLTALSWLHVSSLFLQAMRIAIPAVIVAISVGTSEVQNMLNAIPEVVTSGLNIAGGMIVVVGYAMVINMMRAGYLMPFFYLGFVTAAFTNFNLVALGVIGAVMAILYIQLSPKYNRSAGAPAQAAAANDLDNELD from the coding sequence ATGGAGATTACCACTCTTCAGATTGTGCTGGTGTTTGTCGTAGCCTGTATCGCAGGTATGGAGTCGGTGCTCGATGAATTTCAGTTTCACCGTCCGCTTATCGCCTGTACCTTAATCGGCGCCGTGCTCGGCGACATGAAAACCGGCATCATCATCGGCGGTACGCTGGAAATGATTGCCCTGGGCTGGATGAACATCGGTGCCGCCGTTGCGCCCGATGCCGCCCTCGCCTCAATTATCTCTACCATTCTGGTTATCGCCGGGCATCAAAGCATCGGCGCCGGTATCGCGCTGGCAATTCCGCTGGCCGCCGCAGGCCAGGTACTGACCATTATCGTACGTACCATTACCGTGGGCTTCCAGCACGCCGCGGACAGGGCCGCCAATAACGGCAACCTGACGGCGCTCTCCTGGCTCCACGTCTCCTCCCTGTTCCTGCAGGCAATGCGTATCGCTATTCCAGCGGTTATCGTCGCCATCTCCGTAGGCACCAGTGAAGTTCAGAACATGCTGAACGCCATTCCTGAGGTGGTTACCAGCGGCCTGAACATCGCGGGCGGAATGATCGTGGTTGTCGGTTACGCAATGGTCATCAACATGATGCGTGCGGGCTACCTGATGCCGTTCTTCTACCTCGGTTTCGTTACCGCAGCGTTCACCAACTTCAACCTGGTGGCACTGGGCGTGATTGGCGCAGTCATGGCCATCCTCTACATCCAGCTGAGCCCTAAATACAACCGCAGCGCAGGCGCTCCGGCCCAGGCTGCTGCCGCTAACGATCTTGATAACGAACTGGACTAA
- a CDS encoding YobH family protein: protein MRVILRTIVIIAIIWIGLLLSGYGVLIGSKENAAGLGLQCKYLTARNTVTAQFIHTDSGIIGLTDCPLLRKVDRPVDNG from the coding sequence ATGCGCGTGATTCTCCGTACGATTGTTATTATCGCCATCATCTGGATTGGGCTCCTGCTCTCCGGCTACGGTGTACTGATAGGCAGCAAAGAAAATGCTGCCGGGCTTGGACTCCAGTGTAAGTACCTGACGGCGCGCAATACCGTGACCGCACAGTTTATTCACACCGACAGCGGGATTATTGGTCTGACCGACTGCCCGCTGCTTCGTAAAGTCGACAGGCCTGTTGATAACGGCTAG
- a CDS encoding PTS mannose transporter subunit IID, whose protein sequence is MVDSTKLATEKKITQSDIRGVFLRSNLFQGSWNFERMQALGFCFCMVPVIKRLYPENNDARRQAIKRHLEFFNTHPYVAAPVLGVTLAMEEQRANGAEIDDGAINGIKVGLMGPLAGVGDPIFWGTVRPVFAALGAGIAMSGSLLGPLLFFILFNAVRLLTRYYGVAYGYRKGVDIVKDMGGGFLQKLTEGASILGLFVMGALVNKWTHVNIPLVVSKITDQTGAVKVTTVQTILDQLMPGLVPLLLTFACMWLLRKKVNALWIIMGFFVIGIVGYAIGLLGL, encoded by the coding sequence ATGGTTGATTCCACTAAATTAGCGACTGAGAAGAAGATCACCCAGAGTGATATTCGTGGCGTATTCCTGCGTTCTAACCTGTTCCAGGGATCCTGGAACTTCGAACGTATGCAGGCCTTAGGCTTCTGCTTCTGTATGGTTCCGGTAATCAAACGCTTATATCCGGAAAATAATGACGCCCGCCGCCAGGCGATCAAGCGTCACCTGGAGTTCTTTAACACCCACCCTTACGTTGCCGCTCCGGTGCTGGGCGTGACGCTGGCGATGGAAGAGCAGCGTGCTAACGGCGCAGAGATTGACGACGGTGCGATAAACGGCATCAAAGTGGGCCTGATGGGACCGCTGGCAGGCGTGGGGGACCCTATCTTCTGGGGTACCGTACGGCCGGTCTTCGCTGCCCTGGGCGCCGGGATTGCCATGAGCGGCAGCCTGCTTGGCCCACTGCTGTTCTTTATCCTGTTCAACGCGGTGCGCCTGCTGACTCGCTATTACGGCGTGGCCTACGGCTACCGCAAAGGCGTCGATATCGTTAAGGATATGGGCGGCGGCTTCCTGCAAAAACTGACGGAAGGGGCGTCTATTCTCGGCCTCTTTGTCATGGGGGCGCTGGTCAACAAGTGGACGCACGTTAATATCCCGCTGGTGGTGTCGAAAATCACCGACCAGACCGGCGCGGTTAAGGTTACCACCGTGCAGACAATCCTTGATCAGCTGATGCCGGGCCTGGTCCCGCTGCTGCTGACCTTCGCCTGTATGTGGCTGCTGCGCAAAAAAGTCAACGCGCTGTGGATCATTATGGGCTTCTTCGTTATCGGGATTGTCGGTTACGCTATCGGCCTGCTCGGTCTGTAA
- the rlmA gene encoding 23S rRNA (guanine(745)-N(1))-methyltransferase, with the protein MSWLCPLCHTVLAASANSYRCPQGHQFDMAKEGYVNLLPVQHKRSKDPGDSAEMMQARRAFLDAGHYQPLREAICQILKAATPSALLDIGCGEGYYTAGFAEVVAEKGGETWGLDVSKVAIRYAAKRYREVKFCVASSHRLPFANESMDAIVRIFAPCKAEELARVVKRGGMVVTATPGPRHLMQLKGLIYQDIVLHSEEVEAMPGFSLQQTLQPGWAMSLRGDEAAALLQMTPFAWRARPEVWQALKEETAFSCETDFVVRVWQRD; encoded by the coding sequence ATGTCCTGGCTTTGCCCACTCTGCCATACCGTGCTTGCCGCCAGCGCGAACAGCTATCGCTGCCCTCAGGGGCATCAATTTGATATGGCTAAAGAAGGCTATGTTAATTTGCTGCCCGTTCAGCATAAACGTTCGAAAGATCCGGGCGACAGCGCGGAAATGATGCAGGCTCGCCGGGCTTTTCTGGACGCCGGGCATTACCAGCCCTTACGCGAAGCGATCTGCCAGATTCTAAAGGCGGCTACGCCGTCTGCCTTACTGGATATAGGCTGCGGTGAAGGCTATTACACGGCGGGATTTGCTGAGGTTGTGGCAGAGAAGGGGGGAGAGACCTGGGGGCTGGATGTTTCAAAGGTCGCCATTCGCTACGCGGCGAAACGCTACCGCGAGGTTAAGTTTTGCGTAGCTTCAAGCCACCGCCTGCCGTTTGCCAATGAGAGCATGGATGCGATTGTGCGCATCTTTGCGCCCTGTAAAGCCGAAGAGCTGGCGAGGGTGGTGAAGCGAGGCGGCATGGTGGTGACGGCTACGCCTGGTCCACGCCATCTGATGCAGCTGAAAGGTTTGATTTATCAGGATATCGTGTTGCACAGCGAGGAAGTGGAGGCGATGCCCGGCTTTAGCCTGCAACAGACGCTGCAACCCGGCTGGGCGATGAGCCTGCGCGGTGATGAAGCTGCAGCCCTGCTGCAAATGACGCCGTTCGCCTGGCGCGCTCGCCCGGAAGTATGGCAAGCGCTGAAGGAAGAAACGGCGTTTAGCTGTGAAACCGATTTTGTGGTGCGGGTCTGGCAGCGCGATTGA
- the manX gene encoding PTS mannose transporter subunit IIAB, whose translation MTIAIVIGTHGWAAEQLLKTAEMLLGEQENVGWIDFVPGENAETLIEKYNAQLEKLDTGKGVLFLVDTWGGSPFNAASRIVVDKEHYEVVAGVNIPMLVETLMSRDDNPTFDELVAHAVETGREGVKALKAKAAEKPTPAPAAAVKAAPARPMGPNDYMNIGLARIDDRLIHGQVATRWTKETNVTRIIVVSDEVAADTVRKTLLTQVAPPGVTAHVVDVAKMIRVYNNPKYAGERVMLLFTNPTDVERIVEGGVKITSVNIGGMAFRQGKTQVNNAISVDDKDIEAFKKLNDRGIELEARKVSTDQKLKMMDLIAKVK comes from the coding sequence GTGACTATTGCTATTGTCATAGGCACACATGGCTGGGCAGCGGAACAATTGCTGAAAACCGCCGAAATGCTATTGGGCGAACAAGAGAACGTTGGCTGGATAGATTTCGTTCCGGGTGAAAATGCTGAAACCCTGATAGAGAAATATAACGCACAGCTGGAGAAACTGGACACCGGCAAGGGCGTGTTATTCCTCGTGGATACCTGGGGCGGCAGTCCATTCAATGCCGCAAGTCGTATCGTTGTAGACAAAGAGCACTATGAAGTGGTCGCCGGGGTCAATATCCCGATGCTGGTCGAAACCCTGATGTCGCGAGACGACAACCCCACCTTCGATGAGCTGGTCGCACACGCTGTAGAAACCGGCCGCGAAGGCGTGAAAGCGCTCAAGGCCAAAGCCGCAGAAAAACCCACACCGGCCCCCGCCGCTGCCGTCAAGGCCGCACCGGCCAGGCCTATGGGGCCAAACGACTATATGAATATCGGTCTTGCACGTATCGACGACCGTTTAATTCATGGCCAGGTAGCCACCCGCTGGACGAAAGAAACCAACGTGACCCGCATCATCGTGGTCAGTGACGAGGTCGCAGCAGATACGGTTCGTAAAACGCTGCTGACTCAGGTTGCACCGCCGGGCGTAACCGCTCACGTCGTGGATGTCGCGAAAATGATCCGCGTTTACAACAACCCTAAATATGCCGGTGAGCGCGTGATGCTGCTGTTCACCAACCCCACTGACGTGGAGCGCATCGTTGAGGGGGGCGTAAAAATCACCTCCGTTAATATCGGCGGCATGGCGTTCCGCCAGGGCAAAACCCAGGTGAACAACGCGATTTCCGTCGATGATAAAGATATCGAAGCCTTCAAAAAACTGAATGACCGCGGTATTGAGCTGGAAGCACGGAAAGTGTCTACCGATCAAAAACTGAAAATGATGGATCTGATCGCTAAAGTTAAATGA
- a CDS encoding DUF2627 domain-containing protein, whose amino-acid sequence MCGIFSKEDLSKHVVVEYRFSAEPYISASCSNVSVLSKLCLRAKNTI is encoded by the coding sequence ATGTGTGGCATTTTCAGTAAAGAAGACCTGAGTAAACACGTTGTCGTTGAATACCGCTTCTCTGCCGAGCCTTATATTAGTGCCTCATGCAGTAATGTCTCTGTTTTATCTAAGTTATGCCTGCGGGCGAAGAATACAATCTAA
- a CDS encoding MBL fold metallo-hydrolase, producing MSWKNPWYNPQLSHHLPDGFRNTEPSERQPGDLKRWRQERKAQHLPQPPGEGYSAFIKRWWQQADLSGTDDRVWWLGHATLLLRLNGYILLTDPVFSRRASPVSFAGPSRQTEVPLALKQLPRLDAVFISHNHYDHLDSKTVRRLFKRFPNVHFFVPLGLKRWFSQRGIEQVTELDWWQSFNWSGMVFTPVPARHWSMRTFWDRNRSLWCGWVIEHGSLRFWFSGDSGYTESLAEIARRLGPFDMAALPIGAYEPRWFMGDHHMDPQQAVTLWQAIGKPTTIPIHWGVFELADESLDKPPLELRKALEAQGETDAAFSPLRIGQSLPLTKK from the coding sequence ATGAGCTGGAAAAACCCCTGGTATAACCCGCAGTTATCCCACCATCTGCCCGATGGGTTCCGAAACACGGAGCCTTCTGAGCGGCAGCCTGGGGACCTCAAACGCTGGCGGCAGGAGCGCAAAGCGCAACATCTGCCGCAGCCGCCGGGCGAAGGTTACTCCGCTTTTATCAAACGCTGGTGGCAACAGGCAGACCTGAGCGGTACCGACGACCGCGTTTGGTGGCTGGGGCATGCCACTTTATTACTGCGACTCAATGGCTACATTTTGCTGACCGATCCCGTTTTCTCCCGTCGGGCATCCCCCGTTTCTTTTGCCGGCCCTTCACGGCAAACCGAAGTGCCGCTCGCTCTCAAACAGTTACCCCGACTGGATGCGGTGTTCATTTCGCATAACCATTATGACCATCTGGACAGCAAAACCGTACGCCGGTTGTTCAAACGTTTCCCGAACGTGCATTTCTTTGTGCCGCTTGGCCTGAAGAGGTGGTTCAGTCAACGGGGAATAGAGCAGGTGACGGAGCTGGACTGGTGGCAAAGCTTTAACTGGAGCGGCATGGTTTTCACTCCCGTGCCGGCGCGCCACTGGAGTATGCGAACTTTCTGGGATCGTAACCGGTCGCTGTGGTGCGGCTGGGTTATTGAGCATGGCTCGCTGCGCTTTTGGTTCAGCGGTGATTCCGGTTACACCGAGTCTCTGGCAGAGATCGCCCGGCGATTAGGGCCGTTTGATATGGCGGCCTTACCTATCGGCGCCTATGAGCCCCGCTGGTTTATGGGGGACCACCATATGGATCCCCAGCAGGCGGTAACCCTCTGGCAAGCGATCGGCAAACCAACCACTATTCCTATCCACTGGGGAGTATTTGAGCTTGCCGACGAGTCGCTCGATAAGCCGCCTCTGGAATTGCGTAAGGCGCTGGAAGCGCAGGGCGAAACTGATGCTGCGTTCTCGCCGCTGCGTATTGGACAAAGTTTGCCCTTAACGAAAAAATAA
- a CDS encoding DUF986 family protein: MTLTDVVLVVFIALLLAFAVYDEFVMDRLKGKTLLKIPLLRRNRVDSAIFVFLIGILIYNNITAHGTPLTTWLLSALALMAIYLSWFRQPKIVFKSHGFFFANVWVEYNRIKEMNLSEDGVLVMQLEQRRLLIRVKNIDDLEKIYKLMVSTQ, translated from the coding sequence ATGACGCTGACGGATGTCGTGCTGGTTGTTTTCATCGCGCTGCTGCTGGCTTTTGCTGTTTACGATGAATTTGTGATGGACAGACTTAAGGGCAAAACCCTGCTTAAAATCCCCCTGCTACGCCGCAACCGTGTCGACAGCGCCATCTTTGTCTTTCTCATCGGCATCCTCATCTACAACAACATCACGGCTCACGGCACCCCGCTGACCACGTGGTTATTATCTGCCCTGGCATTGATGGCCATTTATCTGTCATGGTTCAGGCAGCCGAAGATCGTGTTCAAAAGCCATGGTTTTTTCTTCGCCAATGTTTGGGTGGAATATAACCGTATTAAAGAGATGAATTTATCTGAGGATGGCGTGCTGGTGATGCAATTAGAGCAGCGACGCTTACTGATTCGGGTAAAGAATATTGATGACCTTGAAAAAATATACAAATTAATGGTTTCAACTCAGTAA
- the ftsI gene encoding peptidoglycan glycosyltransferase FtsI, which produces MKKGVPALTGNFIQWRFGLLCVAITGSLIFLLGRIAWLQIISPDNLVKQEDMRSLREEPIEVPRGMIEDRNGKPLAVSVPVEAVWADPKTVMEKGGVLVNSRWQALASALHVPLSEIAARIHSNERGRFIYLARQLDPQQAQYIDKLNIPGIALRDESRRFYPAGRVGANLIGFTNIDDQGIEGIEKSFNQQLTGKEGERLVRKDRYGHVVENITENPASPAHNIQLSIDERLQTVTEDALSNAVSWNKAESGAAVVIDVQTGEVLAMANYPTFNPNNRDDAKLDDFRNRAISDTFEPGSTVKPMVVMTALQQGIVRPDSVIDTHPFTLDGHHIRDVGFYPQLTLTGVLQKSSDTGVSRLSLAMPVQHIWDTYHKFGFGVPTAIGLTGESRGLLPVRQRWGELDRATFAFGYGLMVTPLQLAHVYATIGSFGISRPLSITRVDPPVEGQRVMPEEIVHEVEHMMESVALPGGGGVKAAVHGYRVAVKTGTAKKIGPDGKYIDQYVAYTAGVAPASNPRYALVVVINDPSNGKYYGGAVSAPVFSQIMGDVLRLENIEPDGLPAGDNSVLVLNKMENDHAAM; this is translated from the coding sequence GTGAAGAAGGGTGTACCTGCTTTAACCGGTAATTTTATCCAGTGGCGTTTTGGGCTACTGTGCGTGGCTATCACCGGAAGTCTGATTTTCCTGCTTGGGCGTATCGCCTGGCTGCAAATCATCTCGCCTGATAATCTGGTTAAGCAGGAGGATATGCGCTCCCTGCGCGAAGAGCCGATTGAGGTGCCTCGCGGAATGATAGAGGACCGCAACGGTAAACCCCTGGCCGTCAGCGTGCCGGTTGAGGCGGTGTGGGCTGATCCGAAAACGGTGATGGAAAAGGGCGGTGTGCTGGTCAACAGCCGCTGGCAGGCCCTGGCCTCTGCGCTTCATGTTCCCCTCAGCGAAATCGCCGCACGCATTCACAGCAACGAACGCGGACGTTTTATCTATCTCGCCCGCCAGCTTGATCCCCAGCAGGCGCAATACATCGACAAACTTAATATTCCCGGCATCGCCCTGCGCGATGAGTCACGCCGTTTTTATCCCGCCGGGCGAGTGGGCGCCAACCTGATTGGCTTCACCAACATTGACGATCAGGGCATCGAGGGTATCGAGAAGAGCTTTAACCAACAGCTCACCGGCAAAGAGGGTGAGCGCCTGGTGCGTAAAGACCGCTACGGTCATGTGGTAGAAAATATCACCGAAAACCCGGCCAGTCCGGCGCACAATATTCAGCTCAGTATCGATGAACGGCTGCAAACCGTTACTGAAGATGCCCTGAGCAACGCCGTGTCGTGGAACAAAGCAGAGTCCGGTGCGGCGGTGGTCATTGACGTGCAGACCGGTGAAGTGCTGGCGATGGCCAACTATCCCACCTTTAACCCAAACAATCGTGATGACGCAAAGCTTGATGATTTCCGCAACAGGGCGATAAGCGATACCTTCGAGCCCGGCTCAACGGTGAAGCCGATGGTGGTGATGACGGCGCTGCAGCAGGGGATTGTCCGGCCCGACAGCGTGATCGACACTCATCCGTTTACCCTTGATGGGCACCATATTCGGGACGTGGGTTTTTATCCGCAGCTGACGTTAACCGGCGTGCTGCAGAAATCGAGCGATACCGGCGTTTCCCGCCTTTCACTGGCGATGCCCGTCCAGCATATCTGGGACACTTACCATAAATTTGGCTTCGGGGTACCGACGGCTATCGGGCTTACCGGGGAAAGCCGCGGTCTGCTGCCGGTGCGCCAGCGCTGGGGCGAGCTGGACAGAGCGACCTTCGCCTTTGGCTATGGGCTGATGGTGACGCCGCTTCAGCTTGCTCACGTTTACGCGACTATCGGCAGCTTTGGTATTTCACGCCCGCTCTCCATCACGCGCGTCGATCCGCCGGTCGAAGGGCAGAGAGTGATGCCGGAAGAGATTGTTCATGAAGTGGAGCATATGATGGAAAGCGTGGCGCTTCCGGGCGGCGGTGGCGTTAAGGCAGCGGTCCACGGCTATCGCGTTGCGGTAAAAACCGGGACGGCGAAAAAGATCGGCCCGGATGGAAAATACATCGACCAGTATGTTGCCTACACGGCAGGCGTGGCTCCTGCCAGCAATCCTCGCTATGCGCTGGTGGTGGTGATTAACGATCCTTCAAACGGTAAATACTACGGCGGCGCGGTTTCGGCCCCGGTATTCAGCCAGATTATGGGAGATGTTTTGCGCCTTGAAAATATTGAACCCGACGGGCTGCCGGCAGGAGATAACAGCGTGTTGGTATTGAATAAAATGGAGAATGACCACGCCGCTATGTAG
- the mntP gene encoding manganese efflux pump MntP → MNLSATILLAFGMSMDAFAASIGKGATLHKPKFSEALRTGLIFGAIEAITPLIGWGLGLLASQVVLEWNHWVAFILLVFLGGRMVLEGFRGTSQEDAPKIHRHGFWLLVTTAIATSLDAMAVGVGLAFLQVNIVQTALAIGCATAIMSTLGMMVGRFIGPILGKRAEILGGLVLIGIGCQIMYSHFAPFS, encoded by the coding sequence ATGAATCTCTCCGCAACTATCCTGCTCGCTTTCGGCATGTCCATGGACGCGTTCGCCGCATCCATCGGCAAAGGCGCCACGCTCCATAAACCCAAATTTTCCGAAGCCCTGCGCACCGGCCTTATTTTTGGCGCTATCGAAGCGATAACCCCGCTCATCGGCTGGGGACTTGGCCTGCTGGCAAGCCAGGTCGTGCTCGAATGGAACCATTGGGTTGCCTTTATATTGCTGGTATTCCTTGGCGGACGTATGGTGCTGGAAGGTTTCCGCGGCACAAGTCAGGAAGACGCCCCGAAAATTCATCGCCACGGCTTCTGGCTGCTGGTAACAACGGCGATTGCCACCAGCCTGGATGCGATGGCCGTGGGCGTCGGCCTTGCCTTCCTGCAGGTCAATATCGTTCAGACCGCACTGGCCATCGGCTGCGCCACGGCAATTATGTCGACGCTGGGTATGATGGTTGGCCGCTTTATCGGCCCAATACTGGGGAAACGTGCAGAGATTCTCGGCGGTCTCGTGCTGATAGGCATTGGCTGCCAGATTATGTACAGCCACTTCGCACCGTTTAGCTGA
- the cspE gene encoding transcription antiterminator/RNA stability regulator CspE, which produces MAKIKGQVKWFNESKGFGFITPADGSKDVFVHFSAIQGNGFKTLAEGQNVEFEIQDGQKGPAAVNVTAI; this is translated from the coding sequence ATGGCAAAGATTAAAGGTCAAGTTAAGTGGTTCAACGAGTCTAAAGGTTTTGGTTTCATTACTCCAGCTGACGGCAGCAAAGATGTATTCGTACACTTCTCTGCAATCCAGGGTAATGGCTTCAAAACTCTGGCTGAAGGCCAGAACGTTGAATTCGAAATCCAGGACGGCCAGAAAGGCCCTGCTGCAGTTAACGTGACTGCCATCTAA
- a CDS encoding YebO family protein: protein MNELGFSAVNIMPLAISLVTLIVGLVLWFFVNRSSSRANDQIALLEELVDLQKRQNALLRRLCEANEPEPEKPAAAAQEENDDDFVRLVAER, encoded by the coding sequence ATGAACGAATTGGGTTTTAGTGCAGTAAATATCATGCCGCTGGCTATCTCGCTGGTGACCTTGATAGTCGGTCTTGTGTTGTGGTTTTTTGTGAATCGTTCCAGCAGCCGCGCAAACGATCAGATTGCGTTGCTTGAGGAGCTGGTCGATCTCCAGAAGCGTCAGAATGCTTTGCTGCGTCGCCTGTGCGAAGCCAACGAACCGGAGCCGGAAAAGCCTGCTGCGGCTGCGCAAGAAGAGAATGATGACGACTTTGTTCGTCTGGTAGCGGAACGCTAA
- the kdgR gene encoding DNA-binding transcriptional regulator KdgR produces the protein MALSDPDKQPDSVSSVLKVFGILQALGEEKEIGITELSQRVMMSKSTVYRFLQTMKSLGYVTQQEESEKYALTLKLFELGSGALQNVDLIRSADLQMRELSRLTREAIHLGALDDSSIVYIHKIDSLYNLRMYSRVGRRNPLYSTAIGKVLLAWREPEEVLDILSGIEYVRSTDRTILSTEALLPVLQQVREQGYGEDNEEQEEGIRCVAVPVFDRFGVVVAGMSISFPTLRYTEEGLREYVDRLQQAARTLSQQMGYHHYPF, from the coding sequence ATGGCACTCTCAGACCCCGATAAACAACCCGATTCTGTCTCTTCCGTGCTGAAAGTTTTTGGCATCCTGCAGGCGCTTGGCGAAGAAAAAGAGATTGGGATCACCGAGCTTTCCCAGCGTGTGATGATGTCCAAGAGCACCGTATATCGCTTTCTGCAGACGATGAAATCCCTGGGCTACGTCACTCAGCAAGAAGAGTCGGAAAAATATGCTCTCACGCTGAAGCTCTTTGAGCTGGGCAGCGGCGCTTTGCAAAACGTGGACCTTATCCGTAGTGCGGATCTGCAGATGCGCGAGCTTTCGCGTTTGACCAGAGAGGCCATCCACCTTGGCGCGCTGGACGACAGCAGTATTGTTTATATCCATAAAATTGACTCGCTCTATAACCTGCGCATGTACTCCCGGGTAGGCCGACGTAACCCGCTCTATAGCACGGCTATCGGCAAGGTTTTGCTGGCGTGGCGAGAGCCAGAGGAGGTGCTCGATATTCTCTCCGGCATTGAATATGTCCGCAGCACGGATCGCACTATCCTCAGCACCGAGGCGCTGCTTCCCGTCCTGCAGCAGGTTCGTGAGCAGGGTTATGGTGAGGATAACGAGGAGCAGGAAGAGGGGATTCGTTGTGTCGCCGTGCCGGTATTTGACCGCTTTGGTGTCGTTGTTGCCGGAATGAGCATTTCGTTCCCAACGCTGCGCTACACCGAGGAAGGACTTAGAGAATACGTCGACAGGCTTCAGCAGGCAGCCCGCACGCTTTCACAGCAAATGGGCTATCATCACTACCCTTTCTGA